Proteins co-encoded in one Astyanax mexicanus isolate ESR-SI-001 chromosome 1, AstMex3_surface, whole genome shotgun sequence genomic window:
- the tdrd6 gene encoding tudor domain-containing 6 isoform X2, with protein sequence MCSVPGLPSSGSNVSVLISRVNLNPLCVLVEFWGNFDQDRNLAYQRMKKEIQFPREVFHEEEGSPGDLCLVRVYETWYRARIVSKNATNYSVFLIDEGRTLRATTSTLAWGQTDFFYLPPEVEFCILANVLPLSPENRWSKMALEFMKAFCGRRVSACVQDVIVPQRTFLLDIPSLSKEMYEMGFAKKLSNERFKDFVVRSLQSHSESEEPQIAMTKEPYNLLEQTQKKQCYMYPELQSETVETVIVTEVTNPLRVFCQLRVFSQELRKLTEHITEHYEGKVGTTFARHENLGTPCASRGSDGKWYRSVLQQVMSSNNVAEVLLVDYGKKQFVKVEHVRQLASEFFRMPVVTYVCSLHGIIDRGVGWTASQIDFLKSLVLNRPVIAKFEYQSLSEGVHYVTLYGDENTNINNLFGLREKCLLDSKPQEAVHRIPSSQSCKIPVGSETKGTSPTNLQDLKGNTAVFFTESLSPNTSHVAVVQHVDSPAKFWIHTQKYADEFDQLMQGLEDLCSDATKLREMNRQPVPGRLCLAKSQDGVLYRAAVCNIRDEKAEVFFLDYGNTEVVDCFSLYEIPLQYQNLPALAIRCALYGVKPSGEQWDQKSTLFFSKAVQDKVLDIHVLAKSHYTHIIQVVDHLSSEEQDVSKLMCGAGLANGEGLKKTVDRPVVKCCIQKGETCDMLKTSEVLQSPSSPAIMKTKSAFKEYLFPIGSSVEVTVSYIESPNDFWCQKAKNAECLKLLMQDLQDYYATSEFQPSLEAACVARHPENGMWYRALAIQKHQTPHVTVLLVDYGQTLKVAVHELRCIDPAFLKLNGQAFRCSLYNLIHPVPHSSLNWTPDATLQFKEFVDNANSMNMALKCTVYAVMNDSQKVVFNVVDLETPFQSVCSLLVQRGLADQASKKIPLPPFRLDTYYYSTHGVKTGSEEDVSITGVKNVNHFFCHLGRNSRQIEDLADKVNKMCNQLKNVNFPKDFGKVCFAKYSDGLWYRGQITSTKPSVVVNFVDYGNTQEVEKSNLLPVPFEASGIISVPVQAVECGLSDMPENVPKEVNNWFANFVTDRPLKALVVAKEPNGKIIVELYDGQNQVNAMIKEKFHLELDRNEQIIFKGFNSKNLNSQNVTHSMATHNVRGLKRGKEPQSAAENWRSGKNHRFEADESPVKPPDGDIRKNRTYKESSPVCHKKSQSESSSVCSEFFKASGLKLAELPLTVVNPGLEAEVFISHCNSPLSFFVQLLSDESDVCSLAEKLNGNQSKLESIKPSDLHEGDLVSAVFPDDDCWYRAAVRNTPTSNTADVEFIDFGNTAEVLISKICALARSMFAYPRYSIHCSLAGVENVDNKVVSDFKKEIENAEKVTCTFIKQLGSVWEVKLEAGGKLLGSSFSCASTKALKSPGPSPGTFYANPDVSNGLTISGYASFISGPQLFWCQYAEPEKLQEISDVIQKAGNASEAESLNSESFPVGSGCIALYAEDQLWYRAKVTSEEHGTLSILFVDYGNESEVKISETKPLPCEVSDMPPQAFACQLDGFELSEGSWDDKAADQFFELMNDQLLKVTVLGVGSWCNLGTPYCVRVECGELVINEAMKNCWTPNFNIAALELTNTGSVNSVDLSVVTEIKSSECIAESTVIPDEPPQTGEEYPHSDAEMSTLKVQHPELEFESSTHGHEDQAGSGVMLKKSDADLCVLSPQEDSSALKNSKELVVDKGLSTNEETELTVEVIQGTGNPQNSEMTVTKVSSVHPSDVCAQSDLPITHETTDVKILTKADCLIVKSTGEILIETSSQECQFTDETVGQHTSLDSSVAEYEEHKVEGNQEIIKSALGFLTRVTEKILVGLECAVWSHAHKNWCRAQVVKISEDSTLVLLLDHDSEMMVDPVNIFKIIPEEPLQIPCSDDMEMPNDKATSEEDNSAYGHQDPLSKAEETEHKALASHACVVPSDHVEVAEEPCEMPVIDLVTLPEEQIQDTDFSSSGDLVETAIEPLYEDVNKGSAQAPDSFPELGDFSEDISDEKKEPVLVMDLGVDLGKNMSTDLMDQTQEEESMETCPPVEEQRDEGASKVIDGAHELMDFLAVTSIDKAQNVELEAEHDLEALIEEVNSFTEDLIDLESDAELGSDTASDDTLQGDLADTEPPPAVTESSGLEVKTVSDYPDSEELSISGVSHLTLKVQDLSDDEIIFVKAWQVSPPEVNEHDSGQ encoded by the exons ATGTGTTCAGTTCCCGGCCTTCCGTCCTCTGGATCCAATGTGTCTGTCCTCATTTCCAGAGTAAACTTGAATCCTCTTTGTGTTCTGGTAGAGTTTTGGGGAAACTTTGACCAGGATCGAAATCTTGCCTATCAGCGAATGAAAAAAGAGATTCAGTTTCCCAGAGAAGTATTTCATGAGGAAGAAGGGAGTCCTGGTGACCTGTGCCTTGTCCGAGTCTACGAAACATGGTATAGAGCCCGTATAGTGTCAAAAAATGCTACCAACTACAGTGTTTTTCTTATTGATGAGGGCAGAACACTTCGTGCTACTACTAGCACTTTGGCATGGGGCCAGACCGACTTCTTCTACCTACCTCCAGAAGTTGAATTTTGTATTCTTGCCAATGTCCTCCCTCTGTCCCCTGAAAACAGATGGTCAAAGATGGCCTTGGAATTCATGAAAGCCTTCTGTGGAAGAAGAGTCAGTGCCTGTGTTCAGGATGTTATAGTACCTCAGCGTACGTTTCTTCTTGATATACCAAGCCTGTCCAAAGAAATGTACGAGATGGGATTTGCAAAGAAATTGTCAAATGAAAGGTTCAAAGACTTTGTGGTTAGGTCTTTGCAGTCTCATAGTGAGTCTGAAGAGCCCCAGATAGCTATGACCAAGGAGCCTTATAACTTGTTGGAACAAACTCAGAAGAAGCAGTGTTACATGTATCCAGAGCTACAATCTGAAACAGTTGAGACTGTAATTGTCACCGAGGTAACAAATCCTCTTCGCGTCTTCTGTCAGTTAAGGGTGTTCTCTCAGGAGCTCAGGAAATTGACGGAACACATAACTGAGCATTATGAAGGAAAAGTAGGAACTACTTTTGCAAGGCACGAGAACTTGGGGACACCTTGTGCATCAAGAGGAAGTGATGGAAAATGGTATCGGTCTGTTTTGCAGCAGGTCATGTCATCCAACAATGTGGCAGAAGTACTGCTTGTGGATTATGGAAAGAAACAGTTTGTCAAAGTAGAACATGTCAGACAGCTGGCCTCAGAATTCTTTCGCATGCCTGTTGTGACTTACGTGTGTTCTCTCCATGGAATTATTGACAGAGGTGTTGGTTGGACAGCTTCACAGATTGACTTTTTGAAGTCTTTAGTGCTCAACAGACCAGTGATTGCCAAGTTTGAGTATCAAAGCCTGTCAGAGGGTGTCCACTATGTCACACTCTATGGAGatgaaaacacaaacattaacaaCTTGTTCGGACTGAGAGAGAAATGCTTGCTGGACTCAAAGCCCCAAGAAGCAGTCCACAGGATCCCATCATCTCAGTCGTGCAAGATTCCTGTTGGAAGTGAGACAAAAGGCACCAGTCCAACCAACTTACAAGATCTGAAAGGGaacacagctgttttttttacagaaagtcTGTCACCTAACACCTCTCATGTAGCTGTTGTTCAGCATGTTGATAGTCCCGCAAAGTTTTGGATTCACACACAAAAGTATGCTGATGAGTTTGACCAGCTGATGCAGGGCCTGGAAGACCTGTGTAGTGATGCAACCAAGCTTCGTGAAATGAATAGACAGCCTGTTCCAGGCCGACTCTGTTTGGCCAAATCTCAGGATGGTGTGCTCTACAGGGCTGCCGTTTGTAACATCCGTGATGAGAAAGCGGAGGTTTTCTTCCTTGATTATGGAAACACAGAAGTGGTTGATTGTTTCAGCCTGTATGAGATACCTCTGCAATATCAAAACCTACCAGCCTTGGCAATAAGATGTGCACTCTATGGTGTCAAGCCAAGTGGTGAACAGTGGGATCAGAAGTCCACATTATTCTTCTCAAAAGCTGTTCAAGATAAGGTTCTTGACATTCATGTACTTGCAAAGTCCCATTATACTCACATCATCCAGGTAGTTGATCATTTGTCCAGTGAAGAACAAGATGTATCAAAGCTGATGTGCGGTGCCGGTTTGGCAAATGGTGAAGGTCTAAAGAAAACTGTGGATAGACCTGTTGTTAAATGTTGCATCCAAAAGGGAGAGACTTGCGACATGCTAAAAACAAGTGAAGTTTTACAGTCACCCAGTTCACCTGCCATAATGAAAACTAAGTCTGCTTTCAAGGAGTACTTGTTTCCAATTGGGAGTTCAGTTGAGGTCACAGTGTCGTACATTGAGAGTCCAAATGACTTTTGGTGCCAAAAAGCGAAAAATGCAGAATGTCTAAAACTGCTAATGCAAGACCTTCAGGATTACTATGCAACTAGTGAATTTCAACCCTCTTTGGAAGCAGCCTGTGTTGCTCGTCATCCTGAAAATGGAATGTGGTATCGAGCCCTGGCCATTCAGAAGCACCAGACTCCTCATGTGACTGTGCTCCTAGTTGATTATGGACAGACACTGAAGGTTGCCGTACATGAACTTCGCTGCATTGATCCAGCATTCCTAAAGCTAAATGGACAAGCCTTCAGATGCAGCTTGTATAACTTGATCCATCCAGTTCCTCACTCCTCTTTAAACTGGACCCCTGATGCCACTTTGCAGTTTAAAGAGTTTGTGGACAATGCAAACTCGATGAACATGGCCTTAAAATGTACAGTGTATGCTGTGATGAATGACTCCCAGAAAGTCGTGTTTAATGTAGTGGATCTTGAGACTCCTTTTCAAAGTGTTTGCAGTCTTCTTGTCCAGAGAGGTTTGGCTGATCAGGCATCTAAAAAGATACCTCTTCCACCTTTTCGCCTGGACACATACTACTACTCCACACATGGTGTGAAAACTGGGTCAGAGGAAGATGTAAGCATCACCGGTGTGAAAAATGTCAACCACTTTTTTTGCCATCTAGGAAGAAATTCCAGGCAGATTGAAGATCTTGCAGACAAAGTCAATAAAATGTGCAACCAGCTGAAGAACGTTAACTTCCCCAAAGACTTCGGAAAAGTTTGCTTTGCAAAATACTCAGACGGACTTTGGTACAGAGGACAGATCACATCTACAAAGCCTTCAGTTGTAGTCAACTTTGTGGATTATGGAAACACCCAGGAAGTTGAGAAATCAAACCTCCTCCCAGTTCCATTTGAAGCCAGTGGAATCATATCTGTACCTGTACAGGCAGTTGAGTGTGGGCTTTCCGACATGCCTGAAAATGTCCCAAAGGAAGTGAATAATTGGTTTGCGAATTTTGTAACTGATCGCCCTCTGAAAGCACTGGTGGTAGCTAAGGAACCAAATGGCAAAATAATTGTTGAGCTCTATGATGGACAAAATCAGGTGAATGCAATGATCAAAGAGAAATTTCACCTTGAGCTTGACAGAAATGAACAAATAATCTTTAAGGGATTTAATTCCAAGAATTTGAATTCACAAAATGTGACACACAGCATGGCAACTCACAATGTACGTGGACTTAAGAGAGGAAAAGAACCTCAAAGTGCTGCCGAAAATTGGAGATCTGGTAAAAATCATCGCTTTGAAGCCGATGAGAGCCCAGTGAAACCACCAGATGGCGACATTAGGAAAAATAGGACCTATAAAGAGTCAAGTCCAGTTTGTCACAAGAAATCCCAGAGTGAATCTTCCAGTGTGTGCAGTGAATTTTTCAAAGCAAGTGGCTTAAAACTGGCAGAGCTTCCTTTGACAGTAGTGAACCCAGGGCTGGAAGCTGAGGTGTTCATCTCTCATTGCAATAGTCCTTTGAGCTTCTTTGTTCAGTTGTTATCTGATGAAAGTGACGTTTGCTCTCTGGCAGAGAAGTTAAACGGCAACCAGTCAAAGTTGGAGTCCATTAAACCCAGTGACCTTCATGAAGGAGAcctggtcagtgcagtgttcccTGATGATGACTGTTGGTATCGTGCCGCTGTAAGGAATACACCAACCAGTAACACAGCTGATGTTGAATTCATTGATTTTGGAAACACTGCAGAGGTTTTAATCTCAAAAATATGCGCACTTGCCAGATCAATGTTTGCATATCCGAGATATAGCATTCACTGCTCACTGGCTGGAGTGGAAAATGTTGACAACAAAGTAGTTTCTGACttcaaaaaagaaatagaaaatgcAGAGAAGGTCACATGTACATTCATCAAACAGTTAGGCTCTGTGTGGGAGGTCAAACTTGAAGCCGGTGGGAAGCTGCTTGGATCCTCTTTCTCCTGTGCATCAACAAAGGCACTCAAAAGCCCAGGGCCCAGTCCTGGAACTTTTTATGCAAATCCTGACGTTTCAAATGGACTGACCATCAGTGGATATGCTTCATTTATTAGTGGACCACAGCTTTTCTGGTGTCAGTATGCAGAGCCAGAAAAGCTGCAAGAGATTTCTGATGTAATTCAGAAGGCTGGTAATGCTTCAGAAGCTGAATCTTTGAATAGTGAATCCTTCCCAGTTGGAAGCGGCTGCATCGCCCTTTATGCCGAGGACCAGCTGTGGTATCGTGCAAAGGTGACCTCAGAAGAACACGGCACACTATCCATCCTGTTCGTTGACTATGGAAATGAATCAGAAGTTAAGATAAGTGAGACAAAACCCCTGCCATGTGAGGTTTCAGACATGCCTCCACAAGCATTTGCCTGCCAGCTTGATGGTTTTGAACTTTCAGAGGGGTCCTGGGATGACAAGGCAGCTGATCAGTTCTTTGAGCTTATGAATGACCAACTCTTGAAAGTCACAGTTTTGGGAGTGGGTAGTTGGTGTAATCTGGGCACTCCTTATTGTGTTAGAGTTGAATGTGGTGAACTTGTCATCAATGAGGCAATGAAAAATTGTTGGACCCCAAATTTCAATATCGCAGCACTTGAGCTAACAAACACAGGATCTGTGAATTCTGTTGATTTGTCCGTGGTTACTGAAATCAAATCCTCTGAATGCATAGCTGAATCAACAGTAATTCCTGACGAGCCACCTCAGACAGGTGAGGAATATCCACACAGTGATGCTGAGATGTCAACACTGAAAGTGCAGCACCCTGAGCTAGAATTTGAGAGTTCAACACATGGGCATGAAGATCAAGCTGGATCTGGGGTGATGCTGAAAAAAAGTGatgctgacctgtgtgtgttgTCACCTCAGGAAGACAGTTCTGCATTGAAGAACTCAAAAGAATTAGTTGTGGATAAGGGCTTGAGTACAAACGAAGAGACAGAATTAACAGTCGAAGTTATCCAAGGCACTGGAAATCCCCAAAATTCTGAGATGACTGTAACAAAGGTTTCAAGTGTACACCCCTCAGATGTTTGTGCACAATCAGATTTGCCAATAACCCATGAAACCACTGATGTCAAAATCTTGACTAAGGCTGATTGTTTAATTGTGAAGAGCACTGGTGAAATCCTAATAGAAACTTCATCTCAGGAATGCCAGTTCACAGATGAAACCGTGGGCCAACATACAAGTCTGGATTCCTCTGTTGCAGAATATGAAGAACATAAAGTTGAGGGCAATCAAGAGATTATTAAGTCAG CTTTAGGGTTCTTAACAAGGGTTACAGAGAAGATTCTTGTTGGATTGGAATGTGCAGTGTGGTCCCATGCACACAAGAATTGGTGTCGAGCACAGGTCGTAAAGATTTCTGAGGATTCTACATTG GTGCTGCTTTTGGATCATGATTCTGAAATGATGGTTGATCCagttaacatatttaaaataataccaGAGGAACCATTGCAG ATCCCATGCAGTGATGATATGGAGATGCCAAATG ATAAAGCGACATCTGAGGAAGACAATAGTGCATATGGTCACCAGGATCCTCTTTCAAAG GCAGAAGAGACAGAGCACAAAGCTTTAGCAAGTCATGCTTGTGTAGTACCTTCTG ATCATGTTGAGGTGGCTGAAGAACCTTGCGAGATGCCTGTGATTGATTTGGTCACTCTCCCTGAGGAACAG ATTCAAGACACTGATTTCTCCTCTTCTGGTGATTTGGTGGAGACAGCTATTG AACCTTTGTATGAAGATGTGAATAAAGGTTCAGCTCAAGCCCCGGATAGTTTTCCAGAATTG ggtGACTTTTCTGAAGACATTTCAGATGAGAAAAAAG AACCAGTCTTGGTGATGGATCTGGGAGTAGATCTAGGGAAAAACATGAGCACTGATTTGATGGACcag ACACAGGAAGAAGAATCTATGGAGACTTGCCCTCCAGTAGAGGAGCAGAGAG atgaaGGTGCAAGTAAGGTCATTGACGGGGCACATGAGCTGATGGATTTCCTTGCAGTAACATCGATAGACAAG GCCCAGAATGTGGAGCTTGAGGCTGAACATGATCTGGAAGCTTTGATCGAAGAAGTTAACA GTTTTACAGAAGATCTGATTGATTTGGAAAGTGATGCTGAACTGGGCTCAGACACTGCATCTGACGACACG CTTCAAGGAGATCTAGCAGACACTGAACCTCCTCCTGCAGTGACAGAATCTTCTG GCTTGGAGGTGAAGACTGTTTCTGATTACCCTGACTCAGAAGAGCTAAGCATTTCCGGAGTCTCTCATCTGACCCTTAAAGTTCAGGACCTGTCTGATGATGAGATCATCTTTGTGAAGGCTTGGCAGGTATCTCCTCCTGAGGTGAATGAGCACGACAGTGGACAATAG